From Panicum hallii strain FIL2 chromosome 2, PHallii_v3.1, whole genome shotgun sequence, a single genomic window includes:
- the LOC112881808 gene encoding WD repeat and HMG-box DNA-binding protein 1 → MKRRAVKLLEAHKSGSPALCSAAWGPGGQHVVTASAADTAVLIHDAAALHAGSRVSGLAPLATMRLHKDGVTALAVAPGPGGSLASGSIDHSVKFYTFPEGEFQSNVARFTLPIRSLSFNKKGTLLAAAGDDDGIKLIATIDNTISKVLKGHKGSVTGLAFDPRNDYLASVDSFGTVIYWDLCIGSEARILTRVAPTFHCDNSVRNVLCWSPDGETLAVPGLKNNVVLYDRDTGEEVSTLKGDHEQPVCSLCWSPNGRYLASAGLDRQVLIWDVKSRQDIERQKFDERICSLAWKPDGNSLLMIDVMGRFGIWESIIPSTMKSPTEGIPDLKSTKVPLFDDGDDGDDYEKPCTSGGLEDDIDESLCDSTLFSHKRLKRKSTFNGDSEDEDLIHQLESSKRMKHKHKGIKEDSGKARGDSATSERLVTARLQASFQPGSTPPQHGMRNFLTYNMLGSITTIENEGHSHVEVDFHDTGRGPRVPSMTDYFGFTMAALNESGSVFANPCKGDKNMSTLMYRPFGSWAGNSEWSMRFEGEEVKAVALGAGWVAAVTSLNFLRIFTEGGLQVHILSVSGPVVTAAGHGDQLAIVSHASDCLPSGDQVLDVKVFNISERAQSFSGRLLLTPSSQLSWFGFSDNGQLSSYDSKGILRVFSSQFGGSWLPVFSSVKARKSEDESHWVVGLDANNIFCILCKHPQSYPQVMPKPVLTILELSFPIASSDLGANSLENEFMMRKLHLSQIRNKMDEMAALGLDTTAYDDEEFNLEAALDRCILRLISSCCSGDKLVRATELAKLLTLEKSMKGALTLVTRLKLPMLQEKFSAILEERMLNDRKIAGTVGFCSNATITRNPPVLTTHATLTTKFVQNENSSLESSLPIPNPGNQECSLIEPKKPEGEQARGINESYLKVSSAFTPLAKVPKSNETKKDSNGASNASVVDQNKKEVMDEAKKMSTEDCNRTEPQRPVNPFAKSSSSKEQSPSLLDSIKRMKVETEKVEKPSSKVKV, encoded by the exons ATGAAAAGGCGCGCGGTGAAGCTCCTTGAGGCGCACAAGTCGGGCTCGCCGgctctctgctccgccgcgtgGGGCCCCGGCGGGCAACATGTCGTCACCGCGTCCGCCGCCGACACCGCCGTCCTGATCCACGACGCCGCCGCGTTGCACGCCGGCAGCCGTGTCTCGGGTTTGGCGCCGTTGGCCACGATGCGGCTCCATAAGGACGGCGTCACTGCGCTCGCAGTCGCGCCGGGCCCTGGAGGCTCGCTGGCGTCTGGATCCATCGACCACTCCGTCAAGTTCTACACCTTCCCAG AGGGGGAATTCCAAAGCAATGTCGCCCGATTCACCCTTCCGATCCGGTCACTTTCCTTCAACAAGAAGGGAACCCTGCTGGCGGCCGCAGGCGACGACGATGGCATCAAGCTGATTGCGACAATCGACAACACCATCTCCAAGGTGCTCAAAGGCCATAAGGGCTCCGTCACCGGGCTGGCTTTCGACCCTAGGAACGATTACCTGGCTTCTGTTGACAGCTTCGGCACTGTCATCTATTGGGATCTTTGCATCGGCAGTGAGGCCCGTATCTTAACCCGCGTCGCTCCCACATTCCATTGTGATAATTCGGTAAGGAATGTCCTGTGTTGGAGCCCTGATGGGGAGACCCTTGCTGTTCCCGGGTTGAAGAACAATGTGGTGCTGTATGATAGGGACACAGGCGAGGAGGTGTCCACACTGAAAGGAGATCATGAGCAGCCTGTGTGCAGCCTGTGCTGGTCTCCAAATGGGAGATACCTGGCCAGTGCTGGCCTGGATAGGCAGGTGCTCATCTGGGATGTGAAGTCAAGGCAGGACATTGAGAGACAGAAGTTTGATGAGAGGATATGCAGCTTGGCATGGAAACCAGATGGAAATTCTTTACTTATGATTGATGTCATGGGCAGGTTTGGCATTTGGGAATCAATCATACCTTCGACTATGAAGTCACCTACTGAGGGTATACCAGACCTCAAGTCCACTAAGGTTCCTTTGTTTGATGATGGCGATGACGGTGATGATTATGAGAAGCCGTGTACCTCTGGTGGCTTGGAGGATGATATTGATGAAAGTCTTTGTGATTCCACTCTTTTCAGCCACAAGAGACTGAAGAGGAAGTCCACATTTAATGGAGACAGTGAAGATGAGGATTTAATTCATCAACTAGAGTCATCCAAAAGAATGAAACATAAGCATAAAGGTATAAAAGAAGATTCTGGGAAGGCAAGAGGTGATTCTGCAACTTCAGAGAGGCTGGTTACTGCAAGACTGCAAGCTTCTTTCCAGCCTGGATCAACACCGCCTCAGCATGGCATGCGAAACTTCCTCACCTACAACATGCTGGGTAGTATCACTACTATTGAAAATGAGGGGCATTCACATGTAGAG GTTGACTTTCATGACACAGGAAGAGGTCCTAGAGTTCCTTCCATGACAGACTATTTTGGTTTCACAATGGCTGCACTGAACGAATCAGGAAGTGTGTTTGCAAATCCATGCAAAGGTGACAAGAATATGAGCACTCTAATGTACCGCCCTTTCGGTAGCTGGGCTGGTAACAGCGAG TGGTCAATGAGATTTGAGGGAGAAGAAGTGAAGGCTGTGGCTCTTGGTGCTGGGTGGGTTGCTGCAGTCACAAGCTTAAATTTTTTGCGGATTTTCACGGAAGGAGGCTTGCAG GTGCATATCCTCTCAGTTAGTGGCCCAGTTGTTACAGCAGCCGGTCATGGGGATCAGCTAGCTATTGTATCTCATGCTTCCGATTGTCTGCCCTCAGGAGATCAG GTGCTGGATGTTAAGGTATTCAACATATCTGAAAGAGCACAATCATTTTCCGGCCGCCTTCTTTTGActccatcatctcaactatCCTGGTTTGGATTCAGTGATAATGGCCAACTTAGTTCATATGATTCCAAG GGAATACTAAGGGTCTTTTCCAGTCAGTTTGGGGGAAGTTGGCTTCCAGTATTTAG TTCGGTCAAGGCAAGAAAATCTGAAGATGAAAGCCATTGGGTGGTAGGTTTGGATGCTAATAATATATTCTGCATTCTATGCAAACACCCTCAGTCTTATCCACAG GTGATGCCCAAGCCTGTGCTAACCATACTTGAGCTGTCATTTCCCATTGCTTCATCCGACCTTGGTGCTAATAGTTTGGAAAATGAGTTCATGATGAGGAAGCTACATCTATCACAG ATTCGAAACAAGATGGATGAAATGGCTGCATTGGGTCTGGACACAACTGCATATGACGATGAAGAATTCAACTTGGAGGCAGCACTTGACCGGTGCATTTTGAGGCTCATATCTAGCTGCTGCAGTG GTGATAAGCTCGTTCGAGCTACTGAGCTTGCAAAATTATTGACACTAGAGAAGTCAATGAAGGGAGCACTAACACTTGTTACACGCTTGAAACTTCCCATGCTGCAAGAGAAGTTCAGCGCCATACTTGAG GAGAGGATGTTAAACGATAGAAAAATAGCTGGGACAGTAGGTTTTTGCTCCAATGCTACAATCACAAGGAACCCACCAGTGTTGACCACTCACGCAACTCTAACTACTAAGTTTGTGCAAAATGAAAACAGTTCGTTGGAATCTTCATTACCCATACCAAATCCTGGCAATCAAGAATGCAGTTTGATTGAACCAAAGAAGCCAGAAGGAGAACAGGCGAGAGGAATTAACGAAAGTTACCTTAAAGTTTCATCTGCCTTTACTCCACTGGCCAAAGTACCCAAAAGTAATGAAACAAAGAAAGACAGCAATGGAGCATCAAATGCATCTGTAGTCGATCAGAATAAAAAAGAAGTCATGGATGAGGCAAAAAAGATGAGCACTGAAGACTGCAATAGAACAGAGCCTCAGCGACCGGTTAACCCTTTTGCAAAATCATCATCCAGCAAAGAGCAATCACCATCCCTTTTGGATTCCATAAAAAGGATGAAGGTTGAAACTGAAAAGGTTGAGAAACCTAGTAGCAAGGTGAAAGTGTAA